The nucleotide sequence TGTCATACGTTGTTTCCCGTGTGCGGACACCAAAAATCCACCACACCAGACCCCTCGTTCGATCGGCCGCTTGCGACGACAGCCGGACGCAGCCGGGTCCTCCACTCAAGTCATCCCCGTCCGACGGGGACGTATGGATCGACAGCGGTTCCTGTTTGTCTCCGCCGACGCGGCGCTGATCACCGACCTCGCGTGGCAGATCCACCGCGAGGGCCACGACGTGAAGTACTACATCGAGTCCGAGCGCGACAGAGAAATCGGCGACGGGTTCGTCCCGAAAACCGACGACTGGCGCGCCGAAGTCGAGTGGGCGGACGTCATCATTTTCGACGACATCTGGGTCGGCTCCGACATTGGTACTGGCGCGCTCGCTGAGGAACTTCGTGAGGACGGGAACGCCGTCGTCGCCGGGACGCCAAACACCGATCACCTCGAAGAGGATCGGGGGTACGCGATGGAGATTCTCGAAGACCACGGTGTGAATACCGTCGACCACCACATCTTCTACGACTTCGATGCCGGCGTCCAGCACGTTCAGGAGAACCCCGCCCCGTACGTGATCAAGCCGCTCGGCGAAGTCCAGAACGTCAAGCGCTTGCTGTACGTCGGTAACGAGGACGACGGGAGTGATGTGGTGGATGTCCTGAAGGCGTACAAGAAGGCGTGGGGTCACCGTATGAAGGGCTTCCAGCTCCAGCGGAAGGTCGAGGGCGTTGAAGTCGCTATCTGCGGGTTCTTCAACGGCGAGCGGTTTATTGACCGAGTCAATTTCAACTTTGAACACAAGAAATTGTTCCCGGGAAACATCGGCCCCTCGACCGGCGAGATGGGGACGTCGATGTTCTGGGCGGGCCAGAACAAATTGTTCAAAGAAACCTTTGGTAAAATCGAAGACTGGCTCGCCAACGAGGGCTACGTCGGGAGTATTGACTTGAACTGCATCGTCAACGAGAACGGGATCTACCCACTGGAGTTCACACCGCGGTTCGGGTACCCGACGATTGCGCTGCAGGAAGAATCAATCGAGTCGTCCACTGGCCAGTTCTTCTATGATCTCGCCCACGGCAACGACCCCGGGTTAGAAGTTCACAACGGCTACCAGATCGCCGTTCGAATCGTCCTGCCACCGTTCCCGTTCGACGATGAGAAAACGTACGATGAGAACTCTCGAAACGCGGCTGTGGTTTTCGAGACGGAAAGCCGCGAAGGAATTCACCTCGAAGACGCAAAGAAGATCGACGGCCAGTGGCGCGTGGCTGGCGATAACGGGATGCCCATCGTCGTGACCGGCAAAGGCGACACGATGCAAGCCGCACGTGAACAGGCGTACGGCAGGATCAACGACATCGTGATGCCCAATATGTACTACCGCGACGACATCGGCGAGCGGTGGATCGGCGGCGACGGCGACCGTCTCCAAGCGTGGGGGTATCTCGGGCCGAACGACGGAGGGCGATCCGAACCGCGTTCGTAGAACGCGAGGGCTACGGGCCCGATGCTAACTACAGAGGCCACCAATATCAACTACAGAGCCCACCGATGACCCGGATGCGATGAATTTCACTAACTGGTAACCACGGATCCACCTTTTTATGTTGGGTAACCGATATTGAGGTGCACTATGTCTACCCAAGAAGTCACACTCCGGAGCACGCTCGCCGGGTTCACAGCGGAGGGAAAGCTACACACGCTGAGCGTCTGGTTCATCCTCGCGCTCAGGCTGATGATCGGATTGGCGTTCTTTCAGAGCGGTCTCGATAAGGTGCTCTCAGGGAGTTTCAGCGCCGCGGGCTATCTCCAGAACGCGCCGCCGGCGAACGGAAGCCCGGTCGCCGGCCTGTTCGTCGCGATGGGAGAGACGCCGTGGTTCGTCGACTTCGTCAACGTCGCTGTCCCGTGGGGAGAGGTGTTTATCGGACTCGGGGTCATATTCGGCGTCCTGACGCGGTTCGCGGCGTTCTGGGGCGCGTTTATGATGCTCCTGTTCTACCTCGGGAACTGGGACATCTCCCACGGCTACATCAACGGCGACTTCGCGTACATGCTCGTGTTCCTCTCTGTGGCCGCGTTCGGTGCCGGACGGATCCTCGGACTCGACAGCTACATCGAGCAGTACGACATCGGCGGCGAATCGCTGATCGAACGGTATCCGTGGATGCGGTACCTCCTCGGCTGACGCAGCTATCGCTTTTTTTACGCCGAACCGCTTGGGCCGCGTAGATAGACGGCCAGCGCTCCGAGCACGCCGACCCCGACAGCCGCGAAGAGCGCGACGACAGCACCGATACCGACACCGAACAGAATGACTGCGAACGCGACGAGGAACGTGGCGGCGAACGTTCCGAGCGCGTTCGCAAGCGTCTGCGAGTCGTCGTCGCCGGCGCGGGACGCGAAGAGCACGAGCGCGGCCACGGCAGAACCCGCGAAGATGCCCACTGGCAGCGCGACGAACACCGAGAACTCTATCGTCGGCAGCAGCAGTTCGATCACCGCGACCGCGGTCAAGAGGAAGGCGGCGCCCCCCGCGAGGACCGCCAAGGCAACTGCGCGAATATTCATACCGTAGACACGGAGGGCGCGGTGAAAAATACGCACTCGCTACTGTGTCGGTGACCGCAGTTCTCCGCGGGTGTCACGGATCGACTCACGCGATCACGAGCCACGCGAGCAGGACTACGAGACCGCCGAGGGAGGTCGAGGCGACGGCGTGGATCCGCAGTCTGTCCAAGAGCGCGTGCGCGTCACCGGAAACGGCGAGGAGATCGTGAATCTCGCTGCCGATCTCACATCGCGGGAGAAAGTCCATCGCGACGTGGAGGAACACGCCGGCGGCGAAACCGAAGACGAGCCCCCGAACGGGTCCGGCCGCCGGGAGCGCGACCATCGACGAGGCGAGTCCCGCGAGGCCGACGCCGGTCGCGGGAAGCAGCAGCACCGACCAGTCGCGTCCGGTGTTCACGAGGCGGCGCGCCGCGGCGTACCCGGCGGGCCCCTTGTGCGAGACGATCGCGAGGCCGAGAAGCGGCCCCAGTTCCGGCATATTCCCGTAGATGATTCCGATGATCGCCCCCGCCGAGAAGGCGTGGGCGGTCAACTCCGCGACCGTCCGGTCCATAGGGAGGTCCATATGTGCCAACCGGTGGCCGATCGTGTGGGAGGCGAACCCCGCTAAGAGACCGAACGCCACGCCGAAGCCGCCCCACTGCGGGTGCTGTCCGATCGCCTGCGGCACAAGGAAGACCGCCGCGCTCGTCACCATCGCACCCGCGGCGAGGCCGTAGCCCCAGACCAACGCACCGGCGCTCTCGTTCCTCGTTCTCGCGCCCAATGGTGCGGCCAGCGCCATCGCGAGGAACGCGACCCACGAGATGCCGACGAGCTTTGCGGCGTTCGTCACGTCGACGACGACCGCGAGCGCCGACAACCCGACGAGTCCGATCGTCGCGCCGACTCCGAGCCGAGAAATTGACGTCACGATATGAAATCTTTATCCTAGATTAATAACTCTCTCGTTCCGCTGTCTCCCTCGGTCAGTCGGCGGATTTGGCCAGCCGATTTATACCGATCACGCACCACTGGTTCGCTATGGATGCGCTCTCGGATCTCCGCTCTGTCGACGGCGCGGACGTCGTCGTCATCGGCGGGGGCTTTGGCGGTCTCTCGACGGCCTGCTATCTCGCCGGTGCCGGTGCCGACGTGACGCTGCTCGAAAAGAACGAGCAGCTCGGCGGACGCGCGAGTCGGCTCGAAGTCGACGGCTTCCGCTTCGATATGGGCCCCTCGTGGTACTTGATGCCGGACGTTTTCGAGCGGTTCTTCGGTCACTTCCGCCACGAACCCTCCGATTACTACGACCTCACGCGGCTCGACCCGCACTACCGGATCTTCTTCAAAGACGGCGACCGGGTGGATATGGTCCCGGACCTCGAACGGAACCGGGAGGTCTTCGAGTCCTACGAACCCGGCGCGGGCGAGCGCTTCGACGACTACCTCGAAAAGTCGAAAACGAACTACGAGGTCGGGATGAAGCACTTCGTCTACGAGGACCGTACGTCGGTTTCGGACTTCCTCGATTGGGACGTCGCGAAGCACGCCCGCGGCCTCTCGCTCGTCGGCTCGATGCAGCGCCACGTCGAGAAGTACTTCGATCACCCGAAGCTCCAGCAGATAATGCAGTATACGCTGGTGTTTCTCGGCGGCGCGCCGACGAACACCCCGGCGCTATACAACCTGATGAGCCACGTCGACTTCAATATGGGCGTGTACTACCCCGAGAACGGTATCGGCGGCGTCGTCGACGGCATCGTCGCCCTCGGCGAGGAACTCGGCGTCGACTTCCGAACCGACGCGCCCGTCACCGCAATCCGGGGGAGTGAGGGGGCGTTCGTCGTGCGGACCGAGGAGAGAGAAGAGTTCTACCCCGACTACGTCGTCAGCGACGCCGACTACCGACACACCGAGATGGAACTGCTCCCGCCGGAAAAACGGCAGTACGACGAGGACTACTGGGAGTCCAGAACCTACGCGCCCTCCGCGTTCTTACTCTATCTCGGCGTCGAGGGCGACGTCGACCCGCTCGAACACCACACGCTCGTCCTCCCGACCGACTGGGACGAGCACTTCGAGCGGATCTTCGACGATCCGGCGTGGCCTGAGGATCCGGCGTACTACCTCTGTGTTCCCTCCGAGACCGACGACGACGTCGCGCCCGAGGGTCACTCGAACCTCTTCGCGCTCGTGCCAGTCGCCGCGGGCTTGGAGGACACGCCCGAACTGCGCGCGGAGTTCCGCGACCTCGTGTTGGACGACATCGAGGCGAACACCGGCGTCGACCTCCGCGACCGGATCGTCGTCGAGGAGTCCTTCTGCGTGAACGACTTCGCCGAGCGCTACAACAGCACGAGGGGGACCGCGCTCGGGCTCGCGCACACGCTCCGACAGACGGCGCTGTTCCGACCGCCGCATCACTCCTCGGAGGTGGAGGGACTGTACTTCACCGGCTCGTTCACGACGCCCGGCATCGGCGTCCCGATGTGTCTGATCAGCGGTGAACTCACGGCCGAGGCGATGGCCGAACGGGTCGCCTGATCGAATGACGGCTCACACTCGAACAGCGGACCGAGTCCGAACGGCGGAGCGGGTCAAAACGGCTGAGCTGATTCGAAGAGAGGAATTGACCCGATGAGAACACCCACTCGAACCGCGAGACTGACGGGACGACTTCGGTACCTGTTGACGCTGTCGCGGCCGCGCTTTTGGTTCTACCTCGCCGGACCCGTCGTGGTCGGCGTTGCCTACGGCGCGGAGACGACTACGGACCTGTTCACGCCGGCGACGCTCGGCCTGTTCGCGTACTTCCTCCTCCCGGCGAACGTCTTCCTCTACGGCGTCAACGACGTCTTCGACGCCGATGTCGACGTCGACAACCCGAAGAAAGACGAACGCGAGGCGCGCTGGCGGGGAGATTCCGTCGTCGCGGTTCTGATCGCCGCGTCGACGCTCTCGGGCGTCGCCGCCTTCGCCGTCGCCCCGTTCGTCGCGTGGCCGTACCTGCTGGGATTCTTCCTCCTCGGGTTGCAGTACTCCGCGCCGCCGCTGCGTTTCAAGACGACGCCGTTTCTCGATTCGCTCTCGAACGGGCTGTACATCCTCCCGGGCGCGGCCGCGTACGCCGCGGTCGCAGGCGCGCATCCCCCGGTCGCGGCGGTCGCGGGCGCGTGGCTCTGGACGATGGGGATGCACACGTTCTCGGCGATCCCCGACATCGAACCCGATCGCGAGGCCGGGATCCGAACCACGGCGACGTACCTCGGCGAGCGGCGCACGCTCGCGTACTGTCTGGTCTGTTGGCTCGCCGCCGCGCTCGCCTTCGCGCTCGTCGACATCAGACTCGGTGTCCTCCTCGTCGCGTATCCGGCGCTCGTGTTTGCCATCTACCGAGCCGACGTCGACGTCGAGC is from Halobellus sp. LT62 and encodes:
- a CDS encoding phosphoribosylamine--glycine ligase, producing the protein MDRQRFLFVSADAALITDLAWQIHREGHDVKYYIESERDREIGDGFVPKTDDWRAEVEWADVIIFDDIWVGSDIGTGALAEELREDGNAVVAGTPNTDHLEEDRGYAMEILEDHGVNTVDHHIFYDFDAGVQHVQENPAPYVIKPLGEVQNVKRLLYVGNEDDGSDVVDVLKAYKKAWGHRMKGFQLQRKVEGVEVAICGFFNGERFIDRVNFNFEHKKLFPGNIGPSTGEMGTSMFWAGQNKLFKETFGKIEDWLANEGYVGSIDLNCIVNENGIYPLEFTPRFGYPTIALQEESIESSTGQFFYDLAHGNDPGLEVHNGYQIAVRIVLPPFPFDDEKTYDENSRNAAVVFETESREGIHLEDAKKIDGQWRVAGDNGMPIVVTGKGDTMQAAREQAYGRINDIVMPNMYYRDDIGERWIGGDGDRLQAWGYLGPNDGGRSEPRS
- a CDS encoding DoxX family protein produces the protein MSTQEVTLRSTLAGFTAEGKLHTLSVWFILALRLMIGLAFFQSGLDKVLSGSFSAAGYLQNAPPANGSPVAGLFVAMGETPWFVDFVNVAVPWGEVFIGLGVIFGVLTRFAAFWGAFMMLLFYLGNWDISHGYINGDFAYMLVFLSVAAFGAGRILGLDSYIEQYDIGGESLIERYPWMRYLLG
- a CDS encoding phytoene desaturase family protein, encoding MDALSDLRSVDGADVVVIGGGFGGLSTACYLAGAGADVTLLEKNEQLGGRASRLEVDGFRFDMGPSWYLMPDVFERFFGHFRHEPSDYYDLTRLDPHYRIFFKDGDRVDMVPDLERNREVFESYEPGAGERFDDYLEKSKTNYEVGMKHFVYEDRTSVSDFLDWDVAKHARGLSLVGSMQRHVEKYFDHPKLQQIMQYTLVFLGGAPTNTPALYNLMSHVDFNMGVYYPENGIGGVVDGIVALGEELGVDFRTDAPVTAIRGSEGAFVVRTEEREEFYPDYVVSDADYRHTEMELLPPEKRQYDEDYWESRTYAPSAFLLYLGVEGDVDPLEHHTLVLPTDWDEHFERIFDDPAWPEDPAYYLCVPSETDDDVAPEGHSNLFALVPVAAGLEDTPELRAEFRDLVLDDIEANTGVDLRDRIVVEESFCVNDFAERYNSTRGTALGLAHTLRQTALFRPPHHSSEVEGLYFTGSFTTPGIGVPMCLISGELTAEAMAERVA
- a CDS encoding ZIP family metal transporter, producing the protein MTSISRLGVGATIGLVGLSALAVVVDVTNAAKLVGISWVAFLAMALAAPLGARTRNESAGALVWGYGLAAGAMVTSAAVFLVPQAIGQHPQWGGFGVAFGLLAGFASHTIGHRLAHMDLPMDRTVAELTAHAFSAGAIIGIIYGNMPELGPLLGLAIVSHKGPAGYAAARRLVNTGRDWSVLLLPATGVGLAGLASSMVALPAAGPVRGLVFGFAAGVFLHVAMDFLPRCEIGSEIHDLLAVSGDAHALLDRLRIHAVASTSLGGLVVLLAWLVIA
- a CDS encoding prenyltransferase — its product is MRTPTRTARLTGRLRYLLTLSRPRFWFYLAGPVVVGVAYGAETTTDLFTPATLGLFAYFLLPANVFLYGVNDVFDADVDVDNPKKDEREARWRGDSVVAVLIAASTLSGVAAFAVAPFVAWPYLLGFFLLGLQYSAPPLRFKTTPFLDSLSNGLYILPGAAAYAAVAGAHPPVAAVAGAWLWTMGMHTFSAIPDIEPDREAGIRTTATYLGERRTLAYCLVCWLAAALAFALVDIRLGVLLVAYPALVFAIYRADVDVERAYWWYPLVNTAVGALLTMGGLWRLVYA